In Cotesia glomerata isolate CgM1 linkage group LG8, MPM_Cglom_v2.3, whole genome shotgun sequence, the sequence ggcatgcctggcaaatcTAGTGAGTTCAAAACTCTGTTGAAAAAGTTACAGCTTCAGTGTCATGgcaaactgtatcaatagatttatatgataccaagtcccctggcaataactgttgtatcttcagatttaaaatgtcaacgtccacattttttgcagctaacattgctctttctgcaagccactcgagatttatgtaattcgtgtgtacatcgggaaatatttgttcaatgagagcatcttgcgaatcaatgattgtgcagaaatcATTCGCTAATTTTATGTATCCAGTTTCAGCTATAGTGACTTTTCCATCGCCGATATCTAAGAGTTGTTTTGAGAATGTTTCAGCGGAtggatcttgaagcatttgaacgcgCATATTTACTTTCAGCTGTACTATTTCAACATTACGCCACAATGTCGATGATTTTAAGCAGGCGTTGATTTCATCAGCGTATTTTGAACGTGGAATGACGGGAAGTGTTTGTCTGAAGTCACCTGAAAGGACTAACAGAGTGCCACCAAATAGTTTGtcgttgtttttaatatctttcaatgtcctgttcaacgcctcaagcgaatgtttgtgtgccatggtacattcatcccagatgataattttacactgtttcaGCACTGTGGCTATGgacgattgtttttttatgttgcacactgcgtcagggttattttgaatatttagtggTAGCTTAAATACTGAATGAGCTGTTCTGCCTCCATCCAATAAAGTTGTCGCAATGCCCGATGATGCAACGGCCAATGCGATGCCATTATTGGATCGTATTTTGGCGAGAATTAGcgaaataagaaatgtcttgCCAGTTCCACCTGGTGCATCTAAAAAGAAGAACACACCTTGTCCTGCTGAAACTGCGAGCATAATGCGGTCGTAAATGGTTCTTTGTTCCTCATTCATTAGTGGGACATTGCGAGTAACAATCGCCGCCGTTTCTACAGTGTTGTACTGCATTTCACGATTCATTTCAGTGTTCATTAAATCAGTTGCACCTCGATTTGGCGAATTCATACCGAAATGACTGAGTGGTAAGTTGGCAATGATAATGCAAAGATCCTCAATAGCAATCAATGCTTCATTGTACATATCGTCGCTGAATGTTATCGCTAGATCTTTACACCGTGTACGATGTTGATGCAATATATCATCAGTCATTGAATCTTTGTGATTATCCCACAATATCTCTGCTCGGGCTGGAAAACATGTAGTCAACACTACAGCGAATAGTAGATGAATTTGTATTGCTGTACAGTTCAATGCTGCTTCAGCAAGCATACATTCCCACTGATTGTCATCTTCTAGCAAGCCGAGTGCAAGGCATGCATCTTTATACGTTGTATACTGTTGCCCATTCACTTTACGTATATCTTGAAATGACAAtgggccagtaacattaaccAACAATAGTCGAAGATAAAAGCACTCAGTCTGTCTTGGATTCACTGTAAATACTCGCCCCAAGGCGtttgatttgaataaattggggCATGCATCAACTGGTGAGCCTTGCTTGCGGGGTATCCATTGTTTTGTTTGAGCCAATGTGAAATAGCGTGGTACTTGTGAATAGAGTAAAGTACGTGCAAAGGCACCAAAATCATCCACACGAttacacaattcaaaaaattcagtgaGTGTAGTTTTTGGTGGATTTATAGCACGATCAATCGCTGTCTCGTTCGTGGAATATACACGCTGACCATTTTCAAGATGAGCGGCTAACTGAACAACTGCTGGATCCCGTTCATGAATTGGAAAACCAAAGATACGCCAAACAGCTTCATTGGAGCTGATGTACCGACCTATTTGGTAGAGCGTTATTTCatcgtttttatttactgGAGGAGCATTCACATTGGTATTTTCCACTCTAAACACCGCCATGTCACTGCCTTTATGGACATACCTACAAATGTATTTGATGCTCTTCATAGAACTGCAGAactcaacattaatatgagcATTGTATGTTTTGCTCAGTAGGGGCGAATATGGCACGACCCAACAATTGTCAATATCAATGTCTATGTTGctgatgtttttaataaatgattgtccGCCATTATCTGGATTCCTTCGACGATATATTGGATATCCGTCGACATTTGTGATTGTATCGTTAGTGAAATCTTtagggaaattttttgtacattttCCATCTGACATGCAAGGCGATGAACGATTAAAAGTACCGTATGGGCCATGAATCATGTTTGCtgtaacaatatcaaacagcAATTGATCAGTAGACGGATCGGGAATTTCTGcagaaattatattatctatTTCTTCAGGACGGATTTCGTCGATTAACCAAACTAAAATGTGGGCATGAGGTAATACAGCTAGCAACGTGTGGGACCAAATACAtgtgatttagtaataaaatttattaatgacttCAGCTTTTGTCTAAACACACGTGCTGTAATGTCATGACGATGTATTGCATTTTGGCCAGGCAACAGCAAAGATGTAATCTCTGGCCATTTTGGATTACATGTGaacgtgataaataaacacGGTCGCCCATATTCGCGCATGAAAGTCAGAGCATCCTGTATATACTCTTGCATATGACGTGGACTGCCTACGTACGATGATGGTAGAATGACAGAGTTACCAATTTCGGCGGCGTCGGCGTTGTTGACAATAGCGTCTCGCAAGTGAATGTACTCTTCCACACGTAGCTTGAGTTGATTATATCGTAAGTATCGTAGTCGTTCGCCTTCTATCTTCGCGTACATGTCGACCATGAATTGTTGACAAAGCTCTCGAAATAGTAGAATGACGTTATCCAGCCCGCGTCTAATCATCAATCTATACGCATAATAATCCTTCGAGCTAacgttcttgtttgtttcggctcctgtaataatatattcataaatattaatttaagttaattgcgtttaataatttaattgttttgttaaaagtgtaataatcaaattcataataaatgaagtacctgatacgggatctcgttgtttaatatttatactataTCCGTCTTGTCCCTTCCAGAAAATTAGCGGATATTGGAGAGCGTCATATGAATGGTGTGTATCCGCAATGaactgaagattattatttctcctACGAATCACAATTTCTCGTGCACCTGTACGATCGCCAACCATGATTCCAGCAACGTCGTCAGCAACAGGTGCATTGAATCTACGAATGTGTTCTCCAGCTGGTGTTTTATCAggattaataacaatagcgTGATTATCGCTTTCTAATTTGTGCATGtgggatttgaatattttcaacaattcattatgctcattcaataGAGCATCCAGCTCGCTGACGATGCGTCTAGCAAAGAATGAATCAAGGTTATTGTAGCCACAACGTGCATTCACCCGATTGGCTAGTGCGCTTCCGGAGTCCTTGCCGCCCATAAAAtagatttgtaaaaatttatgtggttcgtttggcattggcagcaatgagcctattttatgataaacttggcctctgattttaaatgtagaattgtattgttgaccatttgcattagtattttgaactatttctgttgctccgaacgatgtcatttgaaagcatGAGTTTAATGTTCGAATGGACTTCAGGAAGACGTTAGAATCTGGATCTGTGCCGATAAGCAAACCGTTCAATGGTTCCGGTGGTGTTTCAATTACGGGTAGTTGTACCTTCCCTGACGCGCAACACATCCCGGCTggttcatttttgaatttctaagCATGACAATACGGGCATTCTTTGTCCATAGCACCAATtactacttttgaatgagcataatattcaatatcgggctcatactggaatgctagacgcagaaatgatgtagctacaaatgctcgatgtgcctgttggcgttgttggtcattcgctctgcgtctattgacagtaaaatggtgtgattgtcgttgtactaatctcatgacttcattgcgttcagctcgtgtatcgtctgattcttcttgacgcaattgcgccattctcatacgcgctccagtattttcttcctgaacttgttcttcggttctttgggctcttctatttcgaatgcttctagatttatttgtatcacggctcaaattggcccctttgcgttttgttggcattgttcactgtacaatacaaaacacacatgaatagaactgattgaattatttaattattatattaatcatttattttatctttgattacattaaatatacatataaaaattagatagtttcacgaaagcgaaaaattttatgtttcttaattatatcgaaaatacatattgttagaaatagtgaaaaaaaaaaaattctgttgaagttagagctcttataagtaaacacaaaaaaaaatttcccaattgtaataaaaatctaactttcaccgaattcgtttttcaccattcccaacaatattttcgttataaataaaaaataataatttttgattttataataaacgtaaaagataatttatacttacaattcaatagccgttgtttgcgggaactcgtgacacgtgttgagtattttagaggttatgtaagtcacttaattaactgatcgtgcgatttacactcaaaattaataattttattagttattaataattaattatattcaataatattagttattaataaataaataataaagttactcgagaatatatttgatatgagagttacactgagatagtaaaaatgtttaactactacgcttgaagcataaacactaataatagccgaaaactgtagaggtaacatccctactccgtgctgtttacaggATGAGAAGTGATACCGGTAGATACATGGAGGGGATAACttaccaagtgataataattgatgttatcgatcgggatagaaaatgataaaattatgaaaatgactattaaaaagcaagggttggtgataaaaaagtgcaaattt encodes:
- the LOC123270172 gene encoding uncharacterized protein LOC123270172: MIHGPYGTFNRSSPCMSDGKCTKNFPKDFTNDTITNVDGYPIYRRRNPDNGGQSFIKNISNIDIDIDNCWVVPYSPLLSKTYNAHINVEFCSSMKSIKYICRYVHKGSDMAVFRVENTNVNAPPVNKNDEITLYQIGRYISSNEAVWRIFGFPIHERDPAVVQLAAHLENGQRVYSTNETAIDRAINPPKTTLTEFFELCNRVDDFGAFARTLLYSQVPRYFTLAQTKQWIPRKQGSPVDACPNLFKSNALGRVFTVNPRQTECFYLRLLLVNVTGPLSFQDIRKVNGQQYTTYKDACLALGLLEDDNQWECMLAEAALNCTAIQIHLLFAVVLTTCFPARAEILWDNHKDSMTDDILHQHRTRCKDLAITFSDDMYNEALIAIEDLCIIIANLPLSHFGMNSPNRGATDLMNTEMNREMQYNTVETAAIVTRNVPLMNEEQRTIYDRIMLAVSAGQGVFFFLDAPGGTGKTFLISLILAKIRSNNGIALAVASSGIATTLLDGGRTAHSERRVTSPGMVIPVLILHGGNTNYADESSPFVSYGCLTDRHSSSVLIRDNSNATAITASSLYSVSMHETSTPVPSNKIQTLRTETRVPSN